tCAGCTTCTAGTTCAGGAGGGACCATCGATTTGGCTGCGTCAATCATGAATACTGAAAATTCAAATATCAATTCTGGATCGTTGGTCTTCTTGGCGTTTTCTCGATATAGCTGGAGGGTACGATCTTGAGATAATAATTCGGCTTGATTACCTGGTCTCAAGTGGGCTGTTCAAGACAATCATAAATTATCTAGAATCAGCACCATTGCTTCTCTCTCACTTTGGATATTTATGTATGAAGGGTCTCTATATCTTACTCACATTGATCTAACAACGCTGCAGGCTGACTGACGATCCTACTCTGTCTATCAAACTCCCTATCACCTCCTCCGGGGTAACCCATACCTTGTGGATACCCACCATCTATAGGCGAATTATCACCGTACATGCTTGAACTCGTGGGGTACTGATTCATCTGCGCGCCGTACTGTGATTGCGGATGAGGGCTAATCGGACTGTTGCCTGCTCCTCCTGGTCCTGATCCATATTGATTGACAGGTATAGCTGCCATATTGATGGGTTGATGAGTTGGTGATACCAATTTACCGTGAAAGGGGGTTGAGGTGATCGATTGGTCTTGGCAAAGACGTGTGTGATGGGTGATTTAACACGACTGGCGATTGTCGATTTATGACaaatggatgataatgatacaGATGAAAATTCAAAGTAGCGTCAGGTAAAGATCAAGAGTCCAAAACCAAAGTGGAATTGTGATATGAAGAAGCGGAAAAGAGAGACAGAGAAAGATGTTTTATTCGCCCGGGCACCGAAAACGAAACGATGACGGGATAATCGACGGATTCCAGGGTTGTTGGTGTTTGTTCGTCAAGGGTAAGTAAGTGAGCTAGGCGGCGAGGCTGATGTAAGGGGTCGTAGCGTTTCAAACTATTGCGAAGAGCGTTCAGATGCACAGCGATGATCACGTCGAGGGTTGGTGTTGGCAATGTCCGGATTCCAGACCTGTGGACTGTtcagaagagagagatactctcgtaggtagagatggagaaTAAAGGGATTCATAGTGGGTGTGATGGATGGTTGGCTGTCAAACGGGGACAAGCATGAAACAACCAGGCAAATCGGCGATCACCGCTTCTCACCACTCTGGGCCTAAATTTCCTCTCATCTCGCTTCATTCGACTTTTCCATCCTCGACTTGGACTTGATTGAAAGAGAGTGCTGGGCCTTATACTTGATCTTTATATTGACTAAATCTTCGCTTCGGGCCAATACAACACACAATGCGATCTATCCTTCAGCTACGCACTTTCCAAAAATCTTTCGCCCGAGGACTCGCTACAGTTGCCGAAATAGTTGAACCGATAGCTTCAAGCTCGACCTCTTCTAATCCAGTTGGAAAATGGACACCTCATACACTTAGGACGGGTTTGATAGCTAGGAAGAGAGGTATGACCGCTTTGTGGGATCaggatggaaggagatggCCCGTGACTGTGTTGCAGGTGAGTAAGAGTTGCTTCGAAAACATATCAACGTATTGTCAACTTAttttatccatcttcttatGTCATTGGAGAAACATCTCATATGATGTTATCCTTCTACAGAATGACAGTCAACATCCTTTGTTCTACATAGTACTATTTGCTGACATTCTCATATTTTATCAATAGGTTGATGCCAACCAAGTTATCCGACATaatcctccacctccaacCTCCCCATTCCACACCCTCCAAATTGGAGCTTCCAAACGTCCCGAGAAAACTACCCCTGCCCAACAACTGGGTCATTTCAAGAAAGCAGGCGTGGAATCGAAATACAAGTTGAAGGAATATCAAGTTTCAGACGATGGTGTTCTGGCCGTGGGGACAGAATTGAATGCGGGACATTTTGTTCCTGGGCAGTATGTCGATGTGCAGGGTACATCGTGGGTGTTTATTCTTTTCCTTCTGTTTCGATTcgtgatggaggagaaggtaATTTCCCGTGGTGTCATGGAGATCTACTATCATCATAGCCAAAGTGACCTGGGCTGACATAATCTTCATACCAACACAGCATCGGTAAAGGTTTTCAAGGTGTGATGAAACGATATGGATTCAGAGGTTTGAAAGCTTCTCATGGTGTTTCAGTCAAGCATCGATCAGGAGGTTCCATCGGTCAGAATCAGGTGGGTCAGAGGTCGCTCTTTGATCTCCTTTTAATCCTGTTCACTCGTGTAATCTACTCTTATCTTTGGAGAGCATTTTGAAGCACAATCATTGACCACCAGCCTGgtcatcaattcatcaacGAACGTCTACTGACATATTGTTGTTCTCCACTAGGACCCAGGTCGAGTCATCCCCAATAAGAAAATGCCCGGTCATATGGGCACATCAACCGTGACGACTCAGAACCTCCTCGTACACAAGATTGACACAGTCCTTAATCTCGTATACGTGAGGGGTGCAGTACCAGGATCGGACGATAGTTTCATTTCCATCAGAGATTCcaagaaagctttgatctcgAAGTCTAAGTTGAGTTTGAAGAAAGGAAATTCAGAAGATCAATGGTTAGGTAATAACCTTACTGGGTTGCCTACTCCTGCTGGTACTAAGGATAGGGTCCAGGGGGAAGGTTGGCCTGAGGTTGTGGAGTggagaggtgaaggatggaGTGAGAAGTAATAAGTTTGTTTTGCTTGGGTAGTTATAAGTTGGGACGTGATAACATGTGATAATGCATCATACAGTGTTGATAATAGTCTCACTTGTTATTCTGAGGCTTCGGGTTGATCACAACTTCCCTGGAAGTCAAGTTATGTCAATCAACCATCTGCTCATATCGGTTATCTGTTTCAAAGGTTCTTCTAGAGTATCCCAAGTGCTGTAGATCATGAGTCGACAATGATCAACAATGTATTGTTATGGTCACAATTCTCATCAGATCTGTCCATAACATCAATTTACTCCGATCTGAACGTGGATACGAATGTACGATGCATATGCATTTTGATTGAATGGATGTTATAACAGAATTGGTCATCTACACTAAATGTCCTGATCTAAAGTCTCAATCGGAATGAAAACTCCTTGTAATCTTAACAATGCGAGTATATAAACAAAACACCAATCCAACcttttaccttcttcttttctacCGATATCTAGAGTTCTGCAGACCAGCTTGCATTACATCAATACTCTCCCCACACCACCAAGCACAGCGAACATCACACCCGCTCCGATCCATAGACCTTTCATCAGCTGGATCTCTCCACCAGCAGAAGAGTTCAAGCTCGACTGAGATACTTTGGCCGTGGATCCGCTCGTCACGCTTGCCGTCGCTCCACTACCAGCTGTGACGGTGTTAGTAGGTGCAGACACGCCGTTGAGCGACGCAGCGACgttgaatggtgagttggaggCGGCATCGTAGAAATCTAAGAGGATGTGATTGGGGTTTCGACTATATTACGTGTAAGGTAAAGTCAATTATGGATTTAAGAAAGGCAAAAAGCGGTGAAGATGTGGAATTAGTCAAGAGATAGTGGATGGGAATGAGTTGACTTACCCCCATAAGGACACACAGTTTCCAACATGGAATCCTATACTTCCGTCACCTGATTCACTATTCGTAACGTTCAATTGATCTTGGTTAGGTATCCAGAATTCAGTACCTCCAAGGGAGTATGACTATATGTCGAGCATGGAAGAACAGTCAGCAATTATGAGGCCAAGCGAAGCGAACGGAGGAGtatatcaagatgaggaagaaacTACTTACGGTATCCAAATAATGATTGATCAAGTACATTTGAGAACTTGGTGAACCAGAAGTACGGTTGACTGAACATCCGAACGAGGCGTCCACGACGTCTgttatatcatatcaagCAAAAATAGCAGAATGAGAATCAGTGttcattcttctccttataGACAAATACGGAAAGCATATCTATTTCCTTGTCGTTTGGTTGAAGTCAAAGACTCACTATAAGCGTCTTCCCACATATTACTAAACTCATCGATCAACCTCGGTTCACTCGTAAAATCAGCTTGGTAATCCAAAAAGGCTACTACTGTTTTTTTCTGATCTATCAATTCTCCCAATGTTGGCCAGTCGCTGAGAGCGATctgggaagaggaaggttgataCATGTAATCTGCGATTCCAGATGaggtgaggatggatgaGTAGGTTGATACGGCGAGGTTCTCGGGGTTGGTCAGGACGATGGTTACGACTAACACGTGGAAGTGTCAGTATCGTTGCCAAAGCTTCATGGTTTGAGAATGGAAGAGCagcttgactcaccatcattgggattggaagataCCCAAGTTACGACACTTTTGAAATAATCCTCTAACAAACCACCGTCTTGTAATGACTATGTATATGGCCATAGATATCCATTTAGCAGGACTTCAGTCAAATTGCAGATTGAGATAGTACATACACAAGAGGTGTGACAGAGATGCACACCGTCACTGGCGTTATGACTAAAATGACAGATCGTTGTCAACACCATCGTCCAGTTTGATGACCAGAAAAATCCACAAACTCACGCTTGAAGTTGTAAAGTCCTTATACCATCGTTCTATCCAACATCACCTCACaacgatcagctgactgacaGTATTAAGTTTATATAGCAAACGGGAAACGAAAAAACGGGAAGGGATCGACCCACCAACTGAGCGGTCACATTCTTATCCTGATTATCTGCCAGGCCATCTCCTACCGCATAACTATCGTGAGCACCGATAAACGTCACGTTTGAATATAGTCTTGAACAAAGCTCCGCATGTCCATTACATGTGTCCGCTGCTATTGTCGATGAGAGCAATGCAAGcgctgctgctgctaagGGTATGGAGGGGAACATTCTGTTTTATGAATGGGAACGAGGTATTATCGAAGAAGAGTCAGACCGATGTGTAGGTATTAACAGATTGGATGCACTGTATGAATGTCGTCAAGACAAGTGGTACTGTCAAGAATTACGTCGCTAGGTCGTTGTGCTGTGCTATGATCTTTTGTAAAGCAAAAATATTGGTATTCCGTTTCAAACCTCCTTTCAAGCCGTTTGGTGTATCGGTGATCGTCGTTCGGATCGAGTACTTGGCAAAGAAAGAGTGTTAAAGTAAAATGCAAAAGAGTGAGAGTTGACGATTTGAGAGTATACAAAGGTGAAGTTGCTGTGAGATGCGAGTGCCTATGGTTGTGGTTTGATAGCTTGATCAATATGATTGTTACAATATGATTACGGTGCCATGATGAGATGCGATGCGATGCAATGATCTGTGCTGCGAATGCCTGCCCATGCTGTGACAAGCCAAAAACAATGGAAAAAAACATAATAACAAACGCGTTCCCTTGGCTTGGACTATGCGTGGGTTCCCACGTGGATGAACCCTGATAGAAGGCCAGTGCATGTCCTACATTTGCCACTCCCACCCATTTCGGCCTACTCGAAAAATTGATGAAGTTGAGTAACCGAGTGGTCCGCCTTAACGTCATCCAGCTGATAGATGCATAGTGACTTAGAGGATCCAGAATCCAATACGGTAGAGAGAGGTGTGCATGGGGTTGTGTTTGTTTTGTTAATCACCTTGTACCGAGGTGTCTGACACGGGAGCCGCCAAGCTatgaggaagtggaagttgtCAAAAATCCTTTCATGACCTGCCCCTCTCTTACTTGACATCACCTGATCATGTCCCATCCCCACTATACTGATCGTATCAAGGGGTATGTATATAAGCTAATGACCTATCATGAACGTTGTTCATCCAAATAAATGCCCAAATTAGCTTTTCAACGTAAACAAACTACCTCCAACAATCGTGTACCCTTGTGGCGGGTGATCTGAGATCCGATCTATTCCCCAAAGAATTGACTTGCGACAACATCTATTCGATCACCACGTGGCTCCCAGAGATTTACCGTAACACGTCATAACAACCTCCATCGACCGAAAGAAAGGACAGAAGTAAAGTTCTCGACTTTTTGGATCCTACGAGTATCCTTCATATCCCATCACATCTACCCATCATCCATAAACggatcatacatacatacattgatgatatagcatTACTAGTTCCCTCgactcactcactcacacTCTTTTGGACCCACCTCACACCTTCGTGGTGTATTGATCCATACCACTCCCCCTATACTCCACTCCATAACACACGTTCCTTCCCCCATCGCCACCCACTTCTCTTCGCCATGACGGCTCTCTCGCCTTTCCGGTACTTCGCCGTGGCCCGATACCTCGTCCATAGGTGGGTAGAttccataccatccatcaaaggaaagggaaaggcgAAAGCCCTACAGCATTACagacaacatcaacatcaactcaaTCACCTATTACGTTCAACATCCCTcgattcccattcttcctcttctccttcgcaTAGCGATGTACCTCTAGCTGGACCATCGCGtctatctcatcaccatAATCAACATCATGGTCATGGCTCTGACCCTAGAAGAAATGGGAAAAGACAAGAAGTAAAGTTTCCTAAATTAGCGCCGGATCCCAAATGGCCTCCTGGACCAAAGGAGATATTTAGGTTGATGAATGACgagaggttgatggtggGAGGCAAGATACAACCGCCTAGGGAAACTGTCGTGCTATGTCATGGTGAATTGCTATTTCTCGTGTTCACTTCTCTCTCCTGTGCGACAGACATCACTTGACTCTATAGGGTCTTCCTTCGTCTTCTATTCATATCACACCCTCTTGTCTGCCTTTCAGACTTCCCAGTTTCTGGGTTAGGATCTTGAGGACTTCATTATGTCATGGGTATCAATGCTAACCTACGGTATGTTCCCAGGTCTATATGGCTTTTCGACAGCTACTCCAATACCCCTTTTCCCCTCTCTGAAATTACATTATTGGGCGAACGTGCTTGACGTTTTGCGGAATAAGATAGGTGCAAATGTAGTAGTAGTTGGCGTGAAAGGGTAAGCTCAACTTCCTTGTTGCCTTTTAAGAATGGAAAATAGCTTACATACGATGGTCAACGTAGAACCGGTTCAATACAGGAACGTGCTGAGCAGATGCACCAATTTCTTAAAGACACCTTGCCTAAAGGTACCGGTGTCAACTTCGTCGCTCATTCGATGGGGGGACTGGATTGTCGATATCTGATATCCACCATCAAACCGACATCCTACACACCACtttcactcaccaccatcgGAACTCCTCATCGTGGATCACCATTCATGGATTGGTGTGCCGCCAATATAGGTGTAGGGTCCGTTGCAGCTGCCGCAACAGCCGCTTTAGCTAGTGGAAAAACTAAAGCCCTCTTACCTTATTCCATGAAATCACCTTTGTTATCGCGTCCACCGACCAAACAAGAAACGAAAGAAGCGGTCGAGTCTTCCTTCGGTAGTAGTTTCGCATCTGGGTTGACCTCTTACCTCTTGTCGATATTCGATTCTCCAGCATATTCCAACCTGACTACATCATATCTCCGAGATCACTTTAATCCTTCAACACCAGATTCACCTAGTGTCAAGTACACCTCGGTCGCAGggaggatatcgaagatgtcaGTTTTGCACCCATTATGGTTCCCGAAATTAGTTCTTGATGCAGCAGCAGAGAATGGATACGCGGAAGATCACTCTAATATCGTCCATGGCCCCAACGGGAAAAGGTTGTACGAAggaaatgatggattggtCAGTGTCAGTTCGGCCAAATGGGGTGAATATCTAGGTGCTGTCGATGAATGTCATCATTGGGATCtaagaggtgaaggtggattatTCCCTCAAGGTTTAGGTAATTCAGATGAGAAATCGCAaaaacagaagaaagaacaagaacaagcaGAGCAGGATGCCTTGTCGGctgaattggagaatgagTGGAAATCTAGTAGTGGCGAGAATGGTTCGAAACATGGTGTCAATCAACATCTCGGCTTGTCTATCGGACTCACGACGAACCCGTTAAAGAATCCCGGTGCAGCCGTTGAAGAAGCTTTGAATAAGTTTGAATTGAAAAAATCGATAAAGGATGATGGTAAAGCGGGATCATCTCCTACGGGAAGTTCTTCAAATTCATGGGATATAGCTCAAGTTGGACAAATCATCGATTGGGTAACTGATTATTTACCTGGAGATGGGCAGAACAAGGATAGTGAGATTAGTAAACAACAATTGAAAGATGCCACGTTGGAAAAACAATCGGAAaacaaggagaaggaaaagaggaagaaggagaaattCGATTTGGGAAGGTTTTATGGTgggttgatgatcaagttgagagaagatgggtttTAGTGCTAGATGAAgagtagatgaggatgagtagATTTACGGATTTACGGATTAGGTACAAGGACGGATCAGTTCAACACATCCTGTAATATCCATTAGCATACATACCTGCATTTAGTAGTATACTTCAACGTTGTACATTATAATTATCTATCAAGGTTATGATATATGCCTTGCACATTTCAACCAGTACCACTTTCATACAGGTTCTTTTTCGAACGTATCTTACTGTTCACGCTATCGACGAAAATATCAGGCACACATCAACCAAGAGGGTGGAGGTTGTTCACCTCGAGTCAAGTTGTGTCGGTCGTAAACATTCAAACCGTGCAACTCATCCATACTCCTGTTACTCGTTCAGAACACCCAATCAGCGACAATGGTTCCTAAACCATGTCGGAACACGCTCATGAAGACACtcaagaagagagggaaaagagaCAATTGAGACACAAGACATTATCAGCTTATTACCCCAAATTATACACCCTATCAACCTTGCTCACTTCGACTATCTCGAATGCCAACACCGATCGACCAATATCCAAATCTAATGATCCAGTACCGTATAAAAACCTTTTGGACAGATCGATATGCGCATATAGAAGTAACGAACAAAAAGAGCAGCTGGAAGAAAAGTTGAAGGGATGTAAGAGATCCAGTGGACTATCTCAGCAGGAATCGATCAATTGCGTCTTAAGGGATTTATCGAGGAATGGAGAAAAGAATGTATTGATCAGTGGAAATAGAGTGAGTCAGATTAAATCATCCTGCTCACATAACGTACAGCGAACATCTTATAACCTTGTATGATCTTGGCAGTTCCCCTCAGTTGAATTACCTATTAACATTTCACGGCCACATGTTGAAAATAGACATGTGAACAGTCCGAGTAGCGTTCTGAGGGGTATGGAGTGGAAATTACTcagatcaaggtgagttcttcatcatctgataatTATTTCCGTCTATCTTGTTCTCAAATGATGAAACATGTGGTACGCTGATGAAATGTGATATTGGTAGAATCGGAGATGAAGCTTTTAGACTAGTCTTGATTCACACGTCGCTTTTTTTACCTGTGGGGAATAATTGTTTTATCCAACTGAGTGGAATACCGATATATGATCTATACGATCATTCCAAGATCGctcaatatcatcctcatcctcatcctcaaaatgaaaatgatggACCAAATACCAATTCAACTCTGGATGAACCATGTGAACATAACAagtggaaaaggaagaggaaaagctcgaaggatgacgatgagaaaGCAGGGAAACGCCCAAAGAAAGctagaaggtgagttgctcaTGGTACCCAATCAGGGTCAGCTGATTGAAGTATAATTTGATTTGCAGCGCTCTAGCGGAAATACAGATCCCCAGACAGAGGATGTACTACGGTCATATATCTAGGACTTCCAATGGTAGAATGGTACATGGATTACCGCATTCCCGTGAGCTATCAGCAAACTTTTTTCAGATAAGACGGACTGAAAAAGTCGCTATAGATCCACTCCATAAACTCTCCCAGACGGTTGGAGAACCATCAACCAAAGATTACCTTGAACTTGCACAACAGATACTTCCTTCGTTATTTCGACCACATTCATCAGGGGATGACGAGCTACCGAAAGTACGAGGTAATCTGAAACGACTCGAGGGTGTGCTGGGTATGATCAGAGAACTGGTGGTCAGATATAGAAAGATCGATTTTAGGGATGCGTTAAGGAGATGTAAGGATACTGAACAGGTGGGCCAGATATTGTAGACGGAGTCAGGGTTGCAATTATTTTGAGATGCTGAGTCTGTTGACATCTCACAGGTTCTTTCACAAGTGAGTCTTTTGTGTGACGGTAATGATACATACAAGCTGACTTTAAGGTCTAGTCTCTCCTTATCAGAAGCGAGGATGAACCCTCCGAAAGAGACAAGAGCATACCGGTAACCCAGGTGATACCCAGTACCCCTTTAACTCTGGTCAACACTGAAAATATAAAAACTGCAAATGGGAATGACCCCCTCCCTCCCATACTGGCGGCGATACCTCATGGCCAGGTGAGCTGCTTATTGCGTCCCCACGTCATTTGATTGCTCCAGCTCACTATCCGTTAAATCCTAGGTCTGCCGTTATGTCACTATGGTCTTTCGGAGTCTGTTCTCCATAGATATCATGGGCAGCCAACACAATCTCGATACCATCCTATCCCGTCAGTGAATCGTCCCCTTCTGTCACCGAAATTATAGCTTTCGATACAGATCAGCTTCGCTGATCAGTAAAGCTGTTGGATGTTGATTAACTGTAGATGCACGACGAATCGTCAAAGCTAAACAATACGAACCTGTAAACCTGCATACGGTAATTCAAGGAATACAGATGAACGACTTTCAATGGGTTATCGTCGATGGCAAATATACTCAGCGCGTGAACGTTACTGAAGctgagaaaaggagaagtTTGGTGGTCGATTTTGTTCATTGGATACTTTCGGATTTCTTGATACCTTTACTCCGAGTAAGTACCTCCAGCTAATCGATCGTCATTAGACAGAGTAATCAAGCTGATTCGGGCAATGATCGTGATGGACAATCGTAGAATACATTTTATATCACCGAGACGTCTACAACTCGATATGAAACTGTCTATTATACGCatgaagattggttgagaGCTACGAAACCTCATTTGGAAgtgttgaaagatgatttacTAGTTGAGCTGAACAAGGTCAGTCATAGCACATATCACTTTTCGACTGTCtcaggaaaagaaaaaagaaaggaGTTCAAAGCTGACGTTTGGTCATGATGGATCACTGCAGACCGAATCGTATTTCGCTCAACAAGGACCACTCGGCGTATCCGCAGTGAGATTAATACCGAAGCCTAAGGGATTCCGACCTATCGTTAATCTAGGGAAGAAAATCGTACGTCTGGCTCAATCAGCTTGGCAGGTCATGATCAATGTATATTGAGTTCAGAGCTGATGGCGATGTGTCATTGATTTTAGAAATCACAAAACCCATTAGGTATACCGATCCCTGGATTTGGAAAGAAGGGGTTGACGGCGAATCAGATTCTGAAAGGTGTCCATCAAGTGTTGACCTTCgagaaggtatgtcatcCGCTTATTCGAATTAGCTAGCGGAGTCTTCACCATTATATACAGATCGCTCGGCTGATCTGTGCCTCACTGCGCAGGATCGACATAGAGCTTCATTAGGAGCATCGTTATTTGGTACGAATGAGATTTTTGCGCCTCTCCAGGATCTAAAATCCGAGTTGATCACGAAGCATGGGAAGATGTAAGTTTTCTGGATTTGCATGCTCGAATGCTCCTTTGGCCGGCATGCAAGCTGATATACGTGGTCACTTGAAGACCTAAATTATATTTTGTCAAGAAGGATATAAAAGCTGCATTCGATACGATAAAacaagataagatgattCAGGTGGTATCGGATTTACTGGATGAAGTAAGCTTCTCCTGAATAACCGTCAGACAAGTTGTGTTATAAGCTCATGTATGAATGGACGCAGAACCATGATTACTGTCTGATGCTATATTGTCTACTCTTACCTCCTGCGAGTCAAGCTTCTCAGGGAGCTTCAAGGAGATTATTCAAGTCCAGAGCTGTGGTTGATGGTAGGTGAAACTATTTCTTGCTTGCACTTGTTAGACCGATAAGCTAAAGAAGGATGTTGGTAGATCACGTAGCGTCGTCTTTCGGTGAATGTGCTCAGGAAATAGCGGAACCCCTTAGAAATGCTGTGATAGTCGATCTCGTGAGGTGgtcatctgcttcttcgaCCTTCATCGGTTTGGGTAGGCTAATATTGGTTGGTCGGAGCAGGTTCGACGTAAACATATTACAAGGGAGTCATGCCTAGAGCTTCTGAAGATTCATATACAGAATAACGTTTGGCAGGTGAGTGGCTTCTACTGGGATTGATATACTGGACTCACTGATTTACTTTGATTGCTCCATATCGTAGGTTGGTAAGAAGTTGTACAAGCAGAAAACCGGAATTCCGCAAGGATCTAAGATATCTTCATTATTATGTTCCTTCTTCTATGCTTGTTTGGAGAATGATCATTTGAGATTCACAAGACAGGAAGGATCGGTGAGTTGAATTAGTAGACTGCAGTGAAGAATTGATAATTATGATCGGCTTATCAATATGTGATGGCTATAGCGTCTCTTACGATATATCGACGATT
The nucleotide sequence above comes from Kwoniella europaea PYCC6329 chromosome 1, complete sequence. Encoded proteins:
- a CDS encoding 50S ribosomal protein L3, producing MRSILQLRTFQKSFARGLATVAEIVEPIASSSTSSNPVGKWTPHTLRTGLIARKRGMTALWDQDGRRWPVTVLQVDANQVIRHNPPPPTSPFHTLQIGASKRPEKTTPAQQLGHFKKAGVESKYKLKEYQVSDDGVLAVGTELNAGHFVPGQYVDVQGTSIGKGFQGVMKRYGFRGLKASHGVSVKHRSGGSIGQNQDPGRVIPNKKMPGHMGTSTVTTQNLLVHKIDTVLNLVYVRGAVPGSDDSFISIRDSKKALISKSKLSLKKGNSEDQWLGNNLTGLPTPAGTKDRVQGEGWPEVVEWRGEGWSEK